A single window of Gossypium arboreum isolate Shixiya-1 chromosome 13, ASM2569848v2, whole genome shotgun sequence DNA harbors:
- the LOC108461954 gene encoding DNA damage-repair/toleration protein DRT100-like, translated as MQILVWVFEVLFISSLVGVFPLSLAETTSPGVCSEADRAALLAFKAKIVKDTTGILSSWIGRDCCGGDWEGVQCNPAGRVTTLALQGPVKDSSMYMKGTLSSSLGSLPFLQVLVISGMKLITGPIPDSFSKLTRLTQLVLEDNSLRGNIPSGLGLLSHLQTLSLAGNHLKGPVPPSLGNLRNLGMINLGRNSLSGPIPASLKNLHLLQSFDLSFNSLSGFIPEFIGQFRNITFIDLSNNQLSAHLPISMFNLVSLSYLSLSHNQLTGTIPEQVGNLKSLTSLSLSSNKFIGHIPASISRLQNLWSLNLSRNGFSDPLPDVSNRGIPSLLSIDLSFNNLSLGTVPKWITDRQLSDVNLAGCKLRGSLPRFTRPDSLSSIDLSNNFLTGSISTFFTKMTSLQKVKLSNNLLKFDLSELKVPDGISSIDLHSNQVCGSLSSILNNRTSSFLEVIDVSNNLISGTIPEFSEGLNLKELNIGSNKIAGQIPSSISNLIELERLDVSRNLITGTIPMSLGRLANLHWLDLSINRLTGRIPTSLLGIKFMRHASFRANRLCGEIPQGRPYNIFPASAYAHNLCLCGKPMLPCRGKKQETSQ; from the coding sequence ATGCAGATTCTGGTATGGGTTTTTGAGGTTTTATTCATTTCTTCCCTTGTGGGAGTGTTTCCATTGTCACTAGCTGAAACAACCTCACCAGGTGTTTGCTCAGAGGCTGATAGGGCTGCCCTTCTTGCTTTCAAAGCCAAAATTGTCAAGGACACAACAGGGATTCTCTCTTCATGGATTGGAAGAGATTGTTGTGGAGGAGATTGGGAAGGTGTTCAATGTAATCCAGCTGGGAGGGTCACTACATTGGCACTTCAAGGGCCTGTAAAAGACAGTAGCATGTACATGAAGGGTACTTTGTCTTCTTCCCTGGGTAGTCTACCATTCTTGCAAGTGTTGGTCATAAGTGGGATGAAGCTTATTACAGGTCCAATCCCAGATAGCTTTTCCAAGCTAACCAGGCTTACTCAGTTGGTCCTCGAAGACAATTCCCTTCGAGGGAACATTCCCTCAGGTTTAGGCCTATTATCCCATCTCCAAACACTTTCATTGGCTGGCAACCATTTGAAGGGACCCGTTCCTCCAAGCTTAGGAAATTTGAGAAACCTTGGGATGATAAATTTAGGGAGAAATTCCTTGTCAGGTCCTATCCCTGCTAGTTTAAAAAATCTACACCTTTTGCAGTCTTTTGATCTCAGTTTCAACTCATTGTCTGGTTTTATCCCTGAATTTATAGGACAGTTTAGAAACATTACCTTTATTGACCTCTCTAATAACCAATTATCAGCTCACTTACCCATTTCCATGTTCAACTTGGTTAGCCTATCATATCTGTCATTGAGCCACAACCAGCTCACTGGAACTATCCCAGAGCAGGTTGGGAATCTCAAGTCCCTCACTAGCCTTTCACTGAGTAGCAACAAGTTTATAGGTCACATTCCAGCATCTATTTCAAGATTGCAGAATCTCTGGTCCCTTAATTTATCCAGAAATGGATTCTCAGACCCTTTACCAGATGTTTCCAACAGGGGCATTCCTTCACTTTTGTCAATAGACCTGTCTTTCAACAACCTCAGTTTAGGGACGGTTCCTAAGTGGATCACAGACAGACAGCTTTCAGATGTTAATCTTGCTGGTTGTAAACTGAGAGGAAGCCTCCCAAGGTTTACAAGGCCAGATTCATTGAGCTCCATAGATTTGTCCAATAATTTCCTCACTGGGAGCATTTCAACATTTTTCACAAAAATGACAAGTCTGCAGAAGGTGAAGCTTTCAAATAACCTGCTGAAGTTTGATCTTTCAGAACTCAAAGTTCCAGATGGGATTTCCTCTATTGATCTTCATTCGAACCAGGTATGCGGGTCTCTCTCGAGCATTTTAAACAACCGAACAAGCAGCTTCTTGGAGGTTATAGATGTGTCAAATAATCTCATTTCCGGTACGATACCGGAATTCTCCGAAGGGCTGAATTTGAAAGAGTTGAATATAGGAAGCAACAAGATTGCAGGCCAGATCCCAAGTTCAATCTCGAATCTTATTGAACTCGAAAGACTGGATGTTTCGAGGAACCTGATAACTGGCACCATACCGATGAGTTTAGGACGATTGGCGAACCTTCATTGGCTTGATCTTTCCATCAACAGGCTCACTGGAAGAATCCCAACTAGCTTGTTGGGTATTAAGTTTATGAGACATGCAAGCTTCAGGGCAAATAGACTATGTGGAGAGATCCCACAAGGTCGGCCTTACAACATCTTCCCTGCTTCTGCTTATGCTCACAATCTCTGCTTATGTGGGAAACCAATGCTACCTTGTAGGGGAAAGAAACAAGAGACAAGTCAGTGA